In one window of Anser cygnoides isolate HZ-2024a breed goose chromosome 3, Taihu_goose_T2T_genome, whole genome shotgun sequence DNA:
- the PHF3 gene encoding PHD finger protein 3 isoform X2: MDIVDTFNHLIPTEHLDDALFLGSNLENEVCEDFSTSQNVLEDSLKNMLSDKDPMLGSASAQFCLPVLDSNDPNFQMPCSTVIGLDDIMDEEGVKESGNDTIDEDELTLPNRNLRSRLEETSVASPRKSPRLMAQEPVRSLRQSTLAKRSNVAPPVSTKKSSVKSGSAPKTGQKQQEKSPAKEADVATPVKAEHPKEVRRSTRRSGQTEGAAAVTASQSNTKPLPGPEEVNEVKSETPEQAKVEEISQELSCSELPGACTPPGETKEITEVATKTESGHVDSVCSASADTEIAKNEANDVIDSMGSETSAEEKTENKAEELEKITEEHDQSGITGETNDPSSVCVNPSEIYETFPNLSGSLEEGVECRLDSHSVEFPDENTLSVKESVTEPVDDGKGVEKTVSSSEELLDSTEFDNKDLKSEELTSAHPGNSILESTVLDHASQDVQQQISSTKVEGPETSKVQDDDKQISVPSKCEKNIRLRHSKSAVQNKQNLTAGTRQKSGTVQQDTRNSRTRAGIAVSGLHSPSPASLKRNADEQESHQHPNNPVKIRKKQSDLGLKTKSCLSGTTVKKQINTVLKKIPRVQTSGQGQKSSVQRAIDKSATQQSCSKDTHHSVHPVSGHISNLGQKQAQKQLTTVLKTNSSTKEESEAKDASMVEHLKEDDKEKKSKRIDKNLQPRQRRSSRSLSLDEPPLFIPDNISTVKREGLEHTSASESKHVWVPSKQCGFCKKPHGNRFMVGCGRCDDWFHGDCVGLSLSQAQQMGEEDKEYVCVKCCAEEDKKAECFDQSLLDTQVKLESHREEKAIECEKPGMSKQAPTCNLNVTTEKTKQTEDAGKHKVKIFRRESGDGKNLSESRDSDTKKGQHVPTRKATQTAVIPRRSSDEKSEKISKESLSMVEKSTKSGVHEKQEIKKKKNEKGSISATHLPAVPASKPSADQIRQSVKQSLKEILMKRLTDSSLKIPEERAAKVATRIERELFSFFRDTDSKYKNKYRSLMFNLKDPKNNILFKKVLKGEVTPDHLIKMSPEELASKELAAWRLRENRHTIEMIEKEQREVERRPITKITHKGEIEIESETPMKEQEVMEIQEPNMIKMFEKSEEADKDKEGNESATPDTTSQHKNHLFDLNCKICIGRMAPPTDDISAKKVKVSVGVARKQSDNEAESIADALSSTSCILASELLEDDKQDLSKSFSPLPKSETPGTVECESLFLARLNFIWKGFINMPSVAKFVIKAYPVSGSFEYLTEDLPDSIQVGGRISPHTVWEYVEKIKASGTKEICVVRFTPVTEEDQISYALLFAYFSSRKRYGVAANNMKQVKDLYLIPLGSSDKVPHQLVPFDGPGIELHRPNLLLGLIIRQKMKRQITAVASVTSSFVDEASESTLSSLPPEKKSKPNKPEVSHNELALEEEEENDFFNSFTAVLHKQRNKPQQSNTDDLSAVIEPLVESTKHEPPKPLRFLPGVLVGWENQPSTLELANKPLPVDDILQSLLGTTGQAYEQSKPETSPSEDIPLLNEQTTSKEENMDVAEVTTEVSETKASSDDTKESTNATAPGDAAVVGTSSSARSAGTLIGLSLKGKPPDVSTEAFLANLSAQSQNKETEESKENDSKRQLPDKDNTAQEIRRTTNSSFSSSSSAGKKNENNGNASSAEGTTANTSKSPQFINLKRDPRQAAGRSQQTSTSENKEGDVSKNEDRQNVSGNEQMEPENKQSSGEMGLNLYQSDAQTNEMQCSSTATKADNACASQAEDTKQSQEDALMQNIETVNSFRRGPAATSSHFETENSSRSEFISKVPSPGSFSSVRPPQQNFQHPKSNPPGFQFQPPAPHNFPPQNNPMFGFPPHLPPPLLPPPGFGFPQNPMMPWPPVAHLSGQPPHYAGPIAQGLPVAHKQSRFLGPENFFQSKDSRRPERRHSDPWGRQEQQLERGFGRGKNDQHRQRFYSDSQHQKKERQEKEWNNEKYWEQDSERNRRRDRNQEKERERKSREEGHRDKEKLRLPHSDRGADGKCPTRNPEKKTEKPKTEEQDQEKDKEREKSKEKHRERESEKNRDRHRDHSDRTKSKR; encoded by the exons ATGGATATAGTTGATACATTTAACCATTTAATTCCTACTGAACACTTAGATGATGCCCTATTTCTAGGATCCAACCTGGAGAATGAAGTCTGTGAGGATTTTAGTACAAGTCAAAATGTCTTAGAGGATTCGCTGAAGAACATGCTCAGCGATAAGGATCCTATGCTAGGATCTGCAAGTGCCCAGTTCTGTTTGCCTGTTTTGGATAGCAATGATCCCAATTTCCAGATGCCTTGTTCAACAG ttattGGTCTTGATGATATTATGGATGAAGAGGGAGTTAAAGAGAGTGGAAATGACACCATCGATGAAGATGAGTTAACTTTACCGAACAGGAATTTGAGGAGTCGTTTAGAAGAAACATCGGTCGCATCACCAAGAAAGTCACCACGTTTAATGGCACAAG AACCGGTACGGAGTTTGCGACAGAGCACACTGGCCAAGCGTTCAAATGTTGCACCTCCTGTCAGTACCAAGAAATCGTCTGTAAAAAGTGGATCTGCCCCCAAAACAGGACAGAAACAACAAGAGAAAAGTCCAGCTAAAGAGGCAGATGTTGCCACACCTGTGAAAGCAGAACATCCTAAAGAAGTTAGGCGTAGTACAAGACGATCAGGACAgacagaaggagcagcagcagtaacTGCTTCCCAAAGTAATACAAAGCCTCTTCCTGGTCCTGAAGAGGTGAATGAAGTAAAGTCCGAAACCCCTGAGCAGGCAAAAGTTGAAGAAATATCCCAAGAGTTAAGTTGTTCTGAGTTACCAGGAGCTTGTACTCCTCctggagaaacaaaggaaataacaGAGGTTGCAACAAAGACTGAGTCTGGGCATGTTGATTCAGTTTGTTCAGCATCTGCAGATACTGAAATTgctaaaaatgaagcaaatgatGTGATCGATTCAATGGGCTCTGAaacttctgcagaagaaaagactgaaaataaagcagaggaaTTGGAGAAGATAACAGAAGAACATGATCAAAGTGGGATAACTGGAGAAACTAATGATCCATCTAGTGTTTGTGTGAATCCAAGTGAAATTTATGAGACCTTTCCAAATTTGTCTGGCTCTTTAGAAGAGGGGGTTGAATGTAGATTAGATTCCCATAGTGTGGAATTTCCTGATGAAAATACATTGTCAGTAAAAGAAAGTGTAACAGAGCCTGTAGATGATGGCAAGGGAGTGGAGAAAACTGTAAGTTCATCAGAGGAATTACTGGACAGTACAGAGTTTGATAATAAAGACTTGAAAAGTGAGGAGCTTACTTCTGCTCACCCAGGAAATAGCATTTTAGAAAGCACTGTTCTTGACCATGCAAGCCAAGATGTACAGCAGCAGATCAGCAGTACTAAAGTAGAAGGCCCTGAGACCTCAAAAGTTCAGGATGATGATAAACAAATTAGCGTTCcttcaaaatgtgaaaagaacATTAGGCTTCGGCATAGTAAATCTGCAGTACAGAATAAGCAAAATCTGACTGCAGGTACTCGACAGAAATCAGGTACAGTGCAACAGGATACAAGGAATTCAAGAACTCGAGCTGGTATTGCTGTTTCAGGTCTTCACAGTCCATCTCCAGCAAGTCTGAAGCGGAATGCAGATGAGCAAGAGAGTCATCAGCATCCAAACAACCCTGTTAAAATTAGGAAGAAACAATCCGATCTTGGTTTGAAAACCAAGAGTTGTCTTTCAGGGACCACAGTAAAAAAGCAGATCAATACAGTGCTGAAGAAAATACCCCGAGTCCAGACTTCTGGGCAAGGACAGAAGTCATCAGTTCAGAGAGCAATTGACAAATCTGCTACACAACAAAGCTGTTCTAAAGATACTCACCACTCTGTGCACCCAGTATCAGGCCATATTTCAAATCTTGGTCAGAAGCAAGCCCAGAAACAACTTACAACTGTGCTAAAAACAAATAGCTCCACAAAGGAGGAGTCAGAGGCAAAAGATGCCTCTATGGTAGAACATCTGAAGGAggatgataaagaaaaaaaatcaaaaagaattGATAAGAATCTTCAGCCTCGCCAGAGAAGAAGTAGCAGAAGTCTTTCACTTGATGAACCTCCACTGTTTATTCCAGATAACATTTCAACTGTTAAACGGGAAGGCTTGGAACATACCTCTGCTAGTGAAAGTAAACATGTTTGGGTGCCCAGCAAGCAGTGTGGCTTTTGCAAAAAGCCACATGGCAACAG gTTTATGGTAGGCTGTGGTAGGTGTGATGACTGGTTTCACGGTGATTGTGTTGGACTGAGTCTATCTCAAGCACAGCAGATGGGTGAAGAAGATAAAgaatatgtgtgtgtgaaatgctgtgctgaagaagacaaaaaggcaGAGTGTTTTGATCAAAGTCTACTGGATACTCAAGTGAAACTTGAAagtcacagagaagaaaaagcaattgaaTGTGAAAAACCAGGGATGTCAAAGCAAGCACCTACTTGTAATCTAAATGtaacaactgaaaaaacaaagcagacagAAGATGCAGGGAAGCACAAAGTCAAAATTTTCAGAAGG GAATCTGGTGATGGGAAGAACTTGTCAGAATCCAGAGACTCAGATACTAAAAAAGGCCAACATGTTCCTACTCGAAAAGCAACACAAACTGCTGTAATTCCTCGGCGATCTTCAGatgagaaaagtgaaaaaattaGTAAAGAGTCCCTTAGCATGGTTGAAAAGTCCACCAAGTCAG GTGTTCATGAGAaacaagaaattaagaaaaagaaaaatgagaaaggatCAATCAGCGCAACACACCTACCAGCTGTGCCAGCTTCCAAACCTTCTGCTGATCAGATAAGACAGAGTGTTAAGCAATCTCTTAAGGAAATTCTAATGAAAag ATTGACAGACTCCAGTTTAAAGATTCCTGAGGAGAGAGCAGCAAAAGTTGCCACAAGAATTGAAAgagaactgttttctttttttcggGACACTGACTCAAAATATAAGAACAAATACAGAAGTTTAATGTTCAACCTAAAAGATCCTAAAAATAAC atactgtttaaaaaagtaCTGAAAGGAGAGGTTACTCCAGACCATCTAATAAAAATGAGCCCAGAAGAACTGGCTTCCAAAGAACTGGCTGCTTGGAGACTAAGAGAAAACAGACAC ACTATTGAAATGATTGAGAAGGAACAGAGGGAAGTTGAAAGAAGACCTATCACAAAAATTACTCACAAAGGAGAAATAGAAATTGAAAGTGAAACACCAATGAAGGAACAAGAAGTTATGGAAATtcag GAACCTAATATGATAAAGATGTTTGAGAAGTCAGAGGAAGCTGACAAAgataaagaaggaaatgaatcTGCAACTCCAGACACCACAAGTCAACACAAAAATCATCTCTTTGATCTTAACTGCAAAATCTGCATAG GTCGAATGGCACCACCTACTGATgatatttctgcaaaaaaagTGAAAGTGTCTGTTGGAGTTGCACGGAAACAATCAGACAATGAAGCAGAGAGCATTGCAGATGCACTTTCTTCAACATCATGTATTTTAGCTTCCGAATTATTGGAAGATGATAAGCAAGACTTATCCAAATCATTCTCACCTCTCCCAAA ATCAGAAACACCTGGTACTGTAGAGTGTGAAAGTCTGTTTCTGGCACGCCTGAATTTCATCTGGAAGGGTTTCATCAACATGCCTTCTGTGGCAAAGTTTGTTATTAAGGCTTACCCAGTTTCTGGCTCGTTTGAGTATTTAACAGAG GATTTACCTGATAGTATTCAAGTAGGTGGCAGGATATCTCCTCACACTGTCTGGGAGTATGTAGAAAAAATCAAAGCTTCAGggaccaag GAAATCTGTGTAGTTCGCTTTACCCCTGTAACTGAAGAGGATCAGATATCCTATGCTTTGTTGTTTGCatatttcagcagcagaaaacgTTACGGTGTAGCTGCCAATAACATGAAGCAAGTGAAAGATTTGTATCTCATCCCATTAGGTTCCTCAGATAAAGTTCCACATCAACTTGTGCCTTTTGATGGGCCCG GGATTGAATTGCATCGACCAAATTTGTTACTGGGATTGATAATTCggcagaaaatgaagagacagATTACTGCTGTTGCGAGTGTTACTAGTAGTTTTGTGGATGAAGCTTCTGAAAGTACCTTGAGTAGCTTGCCgccagagaagaaaagcaagccaAACAAACCTGAGGTCTCTCATAATGAGTTGGCActagaagaagaagaggaaaatgatttttttaattccttcacAGCAGTGTTACACAAGCAGAGAAATAAACCTCAGCAGTCTAATACAGATGATCTTTCAGCAGTTATTGAACCGTTGGTGGAAAGTACAAAACATGAACCACCAAAGCCTCTCCGATTTCTTCCCGGAGTCTTGGTTGGGTGGGAGAATCAGCCTTCCACGCTGGAGCTAGCAAATAAACCATTGCCAGTGGATGATATTCTTCAAAGCCTGTTGGGTACAACAGGGCAGGCATATGAACAAAGTAAGCCGGAGACGAGTCCCAGTGAAGACATACCTTTATTAAACGAACAAACaacttcaaaagaagaaaacatggatGTTGCTGAAGTAACTACTGAAGTTAGTGAGACAAAGGCTAGTTCGGATGATACAAAAGAATCCACTAATGCTACTgcacctggggatgcagcagttGTAGGGACCTCAAGTTCTGCAAGGAGTGCTGGAACTTTGATAGGACTTAGTCTAAAGGGAAAACCTCCTGATGTCTCCACAGAAGCATTTTTAGCAAATTTATCTGCTCAGTCACAGaataaagaaactgaagaaagtaaagaaaatgattCGAAGCGGCAGTTGCCTGACAAGGATAATACTGCACAGGAAATTAGAAGGACAACAAAttccagcttttcttcttcatcaagTGCGGGAAAAAAAAACGAGAACAATGGTAATGCAAGCTCTGCTGAAGGTACCACTGCTAATACCTCTAAATCGCCACAATTTATTAACCTTAAGAGAGACCCCCGACAGGCAGCAGGACGAAGCCAGCAGACTagtacttcagaaaacaaggaaGGGGATGTTAGCAAAAATGAAGACCGACAGAATGTTTCAGGAAACGAACAAATGGAACCAGAGAATAAACAATCTTCTGGAGAAATGGGATTAAACCTGTATCAAAGTGATGCACAAACTaatgagatgcagtgcagttcaACTGCAACAAAAGCAGATAACGCATGTGCATCTCAAGCAGAAGATACCAAACAGTCACAGGAAGATGCACTGATGCAAAACATTGAAACAGTGAACTCATTTAGAAGAGGACCAGCAGCAACTTCATctcattttgaaactgaaaattctTCTCGTTCTGAGTTTATTTCCAAAGTACCAAGCCCTGGCAGCTTCTCATCTGTTAGACCTCCGCAACAGAATTTTCAGCATCCTAAGTCTAATCCACCTGGATTTCAGTTTCAGCCTCCTGCACCTCATAACTTCCCTCCACAAAACAACCCTATGTTTGGATTTCCTCCTCATTTACCACCtccacttcttcctcctccaggcTTTGGCTTTCCTCAAAATCCGATGATGCCATGGCCACCTGTAGCTCATTTATCAGGTCAGCCACCACACTATGCTGGACCCATTGCACAAGGGCTACCAGTGGCTCACAAACAATCCAGATTTTTGGGGCCAGAaaatttttttcagagtaaaGACAGTAGGAGACCAGAAAGACGTCATAGCGATCCTTGGGGCAGACAAGAACAGCAATTGGAGAGAGGGTTCGGTAGAGGAAAAAACGATCAACACAGACAAAGATTTTATAGTGACTCTCAgcaccaaaagaaagaaagacaagaaaaagagtggaacaatgaaaaatactgGGAGCAAGATTCTGAAAGAAATAGACGCAGAGACAGAAaccaggaaaaagagagagagaggaagagtaGAGAGGAAGGACatagagacaaagaaaaattgcGACTTCCACACAGTGATAGGGGTGCTGATGGAAAATGCCCCACtagaaatccagaaaaaaagacGGAAAAGCCTAAGACAGAAGAGCAGGATCAAGAAAAAGataaggagagggagaaaagtaAAGAGAAGCATAGAGAACGAGAAAGTGAAAAGAACAGAGATAGGCATAGGGACCACAGTGacagaactaaaagcaaaaggTAA
- the PHF3 gene encoding PHD finger protein 3 isoform X3 has protein sequence MDVKLQRKSCFRFMVGCGRCDDWFHGDCVGLSLSQAQQMGEEDKEYVCVKCCAEEDKKAECFDQSLLDTQVKLESHREEKAIECEKPGMSKQAPTCNLNVTTEKTKQTEDAGKHKVKIFRRESGDGKNLSESRDSDTKKGQHVPTRKATQTAVIPRRSSDEKSEKISKESLSMVEKSTKSGVHEKQEIKKKKNEKGSISATHLPAVPASKPSADQIRQSVKQSLKEILMKRLTDSSLKIPEERAAKVATRIERELFSFFRDTDSKYKNKYRSLMFNLKDPKNNILFKKVLKGEVTPDHLIKMSPEELASKELAAWRLRENRHTIEMIEKEQREVERRPITKITHKGEIEIESETPMKEQEVMEIQEPNMIKMFEKSEEADKDKEGNESATPDTTSQHKNHLFDLNCKICIGRMAPPTDDISAKKVKVSVGVARKQSDNEAESIADALSSTSCILASELLEDDKQDLSKSFSPLPKSETPGTVECESLFLARLNFIWKGFINMPSVAKFVIKAYPVSGSFEYLTEDLPDSIQVGGRISPHTVWEYVEKIKASGTKEICVVRFTPVTEEDQISYALLFAYFSSRKRYGVAANNMKQVKDLYLIPLGSSDKVPHQLVPFDGPGIELHRPNLLLGLIIRQKMKRQITAVASVTSSFVDEASESTLSSLPPEKKSKPNKPEVSHNELALEEEEENDFFNSFTAVLHKQRNKPQQSNTDDLSAVIEPLVESTKHEPPKPLRFLPGVLVGWENQPSTLELANKPLPVDDILQSLLGTTGQAYEQSKPETSPSEDIPLLNEQTTSKEENMDVAEVTTEVSETKASSDDTKESTNATAPGDAAVVGTSSSARSAGTLIGLSLKGKPPDVSTEAFLANLSAQSQNKETEESKENDSKRQLPDKDNTAQEIRRTTNSSFSSSSSAGKKNENNGNASSAEGTTANTSKSPQFINLKRDPRQAAGRSQQTSTSENKEGDVSKNEDRQNVSGNEQMEPENKQSSGEMGLNLYQSDAQTNEMQCSSTATKADNACASQAEDTKQSQEDALMQNIETVNSFRRGPAATSSHFETENSSRSEFISKVPSPGSFSSVRPPQQNFQHPKSNPPGFQFQPPAPHNFPPQNNPMFGFPPHLPPPLLPPPGFGFPQNPMMPWPPVAHLSGQPPHYAGPIAQGLPVAHKQSRFLGPENFFQSKDSRRPERRHSDPWGRQEQQLERGFGRGKNDQHRQRFYSDSQHQKKERQEKEWNNEKYWEQDSERNRRRDRNQEKERERKSREEGHRDKEKLRLPHSDRGADGKCPTRNPEKKTEKPKTEEQDQEKDKEREKSKEKHRERESEKNRDRHRDHSDRTKSKR, from the exons ATGGATGTAAAGCTACAAAGAAAATCATGTTTCAG gTTTATGGTAGGCTGTGGTAGGTGTGATGACTGGTTTCACGGTGATTGTGTTGGACTGAGTCTATCTCAAGCACAGCAGATGGGTGAAGAAGATAAAgaatatgtgtgtgtgaaatgctgtgctgaagaagacaaaaaggcaGAGTGTTTTGATCAAAGTCTACTGGATACTCAAGTGAAACTTGAAagtcacagagaagaaaaagcaattgaaTGTGAAAAACCAGGGATGTCAAAGCAAGCACCTACTTGTAATCTAAATGtaacaactgaaaaaacaaagcagacagAAGATGCAGGGAAGCACAAAGTCAAAATTTTCAGAAGG GAATCTGGTGATGGGAAGAACTTGTCAGAATCCAGAGACTCAGATACTAAAAAAGGCCAACATGTTCCTACTCGAAAAGCAACACAAACTGCTGTAATTCCTCGGCGATCTTCAGatgagaaaagtgaaaaaattaGTAAAGAGTCCCTTAGCATGGTTGAAAAGTCCACCAAGTCAG GTGTTCATGAGAaacaagaaattaagaaaaagaaaaatgagaaaggatCAATCAGCGCAACACACCTACCAGCTGTGCCAGCTTCCAAACCTTCTGCTGATCAGATAAGACAGAGTGTTAAGCAATCTCTTAAGGAAATTCTAATGAAAag ATTGACAGACTCCAGTTTAAAGATTCCTGAGGAGAGAGCAGCAAAAGTTGCCACAAGAATTGAAAgagaactgttttctttttttcggGACACTGACTCAAAATATAAGAACAAATACAGAAGTTTAATGTTCAACCTAAAAGATCCTAAAAATAAC atactgtttaaaaaagtaCTGAAAGGAGAGGTTACTCCAGACCATCTAATAAAAATGAGCCCAGAAGAACTGGCTTCCAAAGAACTGGCTGCTTGGAGACTAAGAGAAAACAGACAC ACTATTGAAATGATTGAGAAGGAACAGAGGGAAGTTGAAAGAAGACCTATCACAAAAATTACTCACAAAGGAGAAATAGAAATTGAAAGTGAAACACCAATGAAGGAACAAGAAGTTATGGAAATtcag GAACCTAATATGATAAAGATGTTTGAGAAGTCAGAGGAAGCTGACAAAgataaagaaggaaatgaatcTGCAACTCCAGACACCACAAGTCAACACAAAAATCATCTCTTTGATCTTAACTGCAAAATCTGCATAG GTCGAATGGCACCACCTACTGATgatatttctgcaaaaaaagTGAAAGTGTCTGTTGGAGTTGCACGGAAACAATCAGACAATGAAGCAGAGAGCATTGCAGATGCACTTTCTTCAACATCATGTATTTTAGCTTCCGAATTATTGGAAGATGATAAGCAAGACTTATCCAAATCATTCTCACCTCTCCCAAA ATCAGAAACACCTGGTACTGTAGAGTGTGAAAGTCTGTTTCTGGCACGCCTGAATTTCATCTGGAAGGGTTTCATCAACATGCCTTCTGTGGCAAAGTTTGTTATTAAGGCTTACCCAGTTTCTGGCTCGTTTGAGTATTTAACAGAG GATTTACCTGATAGTATTCAAGTAGGTGGCAGGATATCTCCTCACACTGTCTGGGAGTATGTAGAAAAAATCAAAGCTTCAGggaccaag GAAATCTGTGTAGTTCGCTTTACCCCTGTAACTGAAGAGGATCAGATATCCTATGCTTTGTTGTTTGCatatttcagcagcagaaaacgTTACGGTGTAGCTGCCAATAACATGAAGCAAGTGAAAGATTTGTATCTCATCCCATTAGGTTCCTCAGATAAAGTTCCACATCAACTTGTGCCTTTTGATGGGCCCG GGATTGAATTGCATCGACCAAATTTGTTACTGGGATTGATAATTCggcagaaaatgaagagacagATTACTGCTGTTGCGAGTGTTACTAGTAGTTTTGTGGATGAAGCTTCTGAAAGTACCTTGAGTAGCTTGCCgccagagaagaaaagcaagccaAACAAACCTGAGGTCTCTCATAATGAGTTGGCActagaagaagaagaggaaaatgatttttttaattccttcacAGCAGTGTTACACAAGCAGAGAAATAAACCTCAGCAGTCTAATACAGATGATCTTTCAGCAGTTATTGAACCGTTGGTGGAAAGTACAAAACATGAACCACCAAAGCCTCTCCGATTTCTTCCCGGAGTCTTGGTTGGGTGGGAGAATCAGCCTTCCACGCTGGAGCTAGCAAATAAACCATTGCCAGTGGATGATATTCTTCAAAGCCTGTTGGGTACAACAGGGCAGGCATATGAACAAAGTAAGCCGGAGACGAGTCCCAGTGAAGACATACCTTTATTAAACGAACAAACaacttcaaaagaagaaaacatggatGTTGCTGAAGTAACTACTGAAGTTAGTGAGACAAAGGCTAGTTCGGATGATACAAAAGAATCCACTAATGCTACTgcacctggggatgcagcagttGTAGGGACCTCAAGTTCTGCAAGGAGTGCTGGAACTTTGATAGGACTTAGTCTAAAGGGAAAACCTCCTGATGTCTCCACAGAAGCATTTTTAGCAAATTTATCTGCTCAGTCACAGaataaagaaactgaagaaagtaaagaaaatgattCGAAGCGGCAGTTGCCTGACAAGGATAATACTGCACAGGAAATTAGAAGGACAACAAAttccagcttttcttcttcatcaagTGCGGGAAAAAAAAACGAGAACAATGGTAATGCAAGCTCTGCTGAAGGTACCACTGCTAATACCTCTAAATCGCCACAATTTATTAACCTTAAGAGAGACCCCCGACAGGCAGCAGGACGAAGCCAGCAGACTagtacttcagaaaacaaggaaGGGGATGTTAGCAAAAATGAAGACCGACAGAATGTTTCAGGAAACGAACAAATGGAACCAGAGAATAAACAATCTTCTGGAGAAATGGGATTAAACCTGTATCAAAGTGATGCACAAACTaatgagatgcagtgcagttcaACTGCAACAAAAGCAGATAACGCATGTGCATCTCAAGCAGAAGATACCAAACAGTCACAGGAAGATGCACTGATGCAAAACATTGAAACAGTGAACTCATTTAGAAGAGGACCAGCAGCAACTTCATctcattttgaaactgaaaattctTCTCGTTCTGAGTTTATTTCCAAAGTACCAAGCCCTGGCAGCTTCTCATCTGTTAGACCTCCGCAACAGAATTTTCAGCATCCTAAGTCTAATCCACCTGGATTTCAGTTTCAGCCTCCTGCACCTCATAACTTCCCTCCACAAAACAACCCTATGTTTGGATTTCCTCCTCATTTACCACCtccacttcttcctcctccaggcTTTGGCTTTCCTCAAAATCCGATGATGCCATGGCCACCTGTAGCTCATTTATCAGGTCAGCCACCACACTATGCTGGACCCATTGCACAAGGGCTACCAGTGGCTCACAAACAATCCAGATTTTTGGGGCCAGAaaatttttttcagagtaaaGACAGTAGGAGACCAGAAAGACGTCATAGCGATCCTTGGGGCAGACAAGAACAGCAATTGGAGAGAGGGTTCGGTAGAGGAAAAAACGATCAACACAGACAAAGATTTTATAGTGACTCTCAgcaccaaaagaaagaaagacaagaaaaagagtggaacaatgaaaaatactgGGAGCAAGATTCTGAAAGAAATAGACGCAGAGACAGAAaccaggaaaaagagagagagaggaagagtaGAGAGGAAGGACatagagacaaagaaaaattgcGACTTCCACACAGTGATAGGGGTGCTGATGGAAAATGCCCCACtagaaatccagaaaaaaagacGGAAAAGCCTAAGACAGAAGAGCAGGATCAAGAAAAAGataaggagagggagaaaagtaAAGAGAAGCATAGAGAACGAGAAAGTGAAAAGAACAGAGATAGGCATAGGGACCACAGTGacagaactaaaagcaaaaggTAA